A stretch of Mastomys coucha isolate ucsf_1 unplaced genomic scaffold, UCSF_Mcou_1 pScaffold1, whole genome shotgun sequence DNA encodes these proteins:
- the LOC116103863 gene encoding BTB/POZ domain-containing protein KCTD14-like translates to MGTLMKHPGSKFSGILSRSARQYKDAQGRFFIDRPGTYFGLLLDYLRTGQVPTAYVSEVYQEAKFYQIHLLVKILEDMPQIFSEQVSRMQFLMGVPNYRENLEVLLHLAQAGAVAMCSSKVVVCVVRTEEEDAKCVEPMHILEAKKTPIVKFGPWKAGPVTEDFVYCLERDIRAKGYKVTSQRYHLSRDPHTCF, encoded by the coding sequence ATGGGCACCCTGATGAAACATCCAGGCTCAAAGTTTTCAGGGATATTGTCCAGGTCAGCTAGACAGTACAAAGATGCACAGGGCCGCTTCTTCATTGATCGTCCAGGTACCTACTTTGGGCTTCTCTTGGACTACCTACGCACTGGGCAAGTGCCCACAGCATATGTTTCTGAGGTATACCAAGAAGCTAAGTTCTACCAAATCCATCTTTTGGTCAAGATTTTGGAAGATATGCCACAGATCTTCAGTGAGCAAGTGTCTCGAATGCAGTTCCTGATGGGAGTGCCAAACTACAGAGAAAACCTGGAGGTCCTGTTGCACCTGGCTCAGGCAGGGGCGGTGGCGATGTGCTCATCAaaggtggtggtgtgtgtggtgcGCACGGAGGAGGAGGATGCGAAGTGTGTGGAGCCAATGCACATCTTGGAGGCCAAAAAGACACCCATTGTCAAATTTGGGCCCTGGAAGGCAGGCCCTGTGACGGAGGACTTTGTATACTGCCTGGAGAGGGACATTAGAGCCAAGGGGTATAAGGTGACCTCTCAGAGGTACCACCTGAGCAGGGATCCCCACACGTGCTTCTAG